A genome region from Schistocerca nitens isolate TAMUIC-IGC-003100 chromosome 4, iqSchNite1.1, whole genome shotgun sequence includes the following:
- the LOC126251417 gene encoding shootin-1-like → MPTSHIPRYTSTSSVSLRLGTPTAASTPTTEAERRRRIAAVDSQRSAREYAALEKKYQQLQSTVDSLQKQLAEKDEKYSKLAKVSEQVFNEYEKLKSKYDVETGAMQDAMKTASQWYKQNRELKRRSAVLIQKFLQVSADGGIDLVDAQDDFSVAERDEDDLAQLREAVKELTGQVADLQAQLKIARLQEFEAQEAAAELSSQLEVESEKRRQLEADLAETKRLREWAESLAQREAEVLRQEAERVKEEAEQARQQASTAQKERNVLAHQSALLMVDVMGEERIVQLLEEVNKLKSQIEDEQRSHAAELKELQDRLDQNDAAAQLELLEERLKLSEAELQCVLQRAERAESSAADLTSKVTELQNEIEELKRAPPPPPPPPPPPPPPPPPPPPPPPTSLPLPPCLGGNCTTVASSHNGNEDPVGDMATILGRKVNTPAAASSGAISEIINQIKGGRFTLKSPEKVTSKKEEDPPPAVQEMLTIIGTLKRRKKVQDNRQAPSDVAL, encoded by the exons GTGCACGGGAGTATGCTGCTCTTGAGAAGAAGTACCAGCAGTTACAGAGCACAGTGGATAGCCTTCAAAAACAACTGGCAGAGAAGGACGAAAAATACTCCAAACTAGCAAAAG TGTCAGAGCAAGTGTTCAATGAATATGAAAAACTGAAGAGTAAATATGATGTAGAAACAGGAGCAATGCAGGATGCAATGAAAACAGCTTCACAG TGGTACAAGCAGAACCGAGAGCTGAAGCGCAGGAGTGCAGTCCTCATACAAAAGTTTCTGCAGGTGTCTGCAGATGGAGGAATTGATCTGGTTGATGCGCAGGATGACTTCAGTGTAGCTGAGCGAGATGAAGATGATTTAGCTCAACTCAGAGAAGCCGTTAAAG AGCTGACTGGGCAAGTTGCTGACCTGCAGGCACAGCTTAAGATTGCCCGTCTGCAAGAATTTGAGGCACAAGAGGCAGCAGCGGAGCTGTCATCGCAACTTGAAGTGGAGTCTGAAAAGAGGCGTCAACTGGAAGCTGATCTTGCAGAAACAAAACGTCTGCGGGAGTGGGCAGAAAGCCTTGCCCAAAGAGAAGCAGAGGTACTGAGGCAAGAAGCTGAACGTGTGAAGGAGGAGGCAGAACAAGCACGTCAGCAAGCCAGTACT GCCCAGAAGGAGCgaaatgttctggctcatcaaagTGCGCTCTTAATGGTTGATGTAATGGGTGAAGAGCGCATTGTGCAACTActggaagaagttaacaagttaaaGAGTCAAATTGAGGATGAGCAACGATCACATGCAGCAGAACTAAAAGAATTGCAG GATCGCTTGGATCAGAATGATGCAGCTGCACAACTAGAGTTGCTGGAAGAACGGTTGAAGTTGTCCGAAGCAGAACTACAGTGTGTACTGCAAAGAGCTGAGCGTGCTGAGTCCTCGGCAGCTGACCTTACCTCTAAAG TGACAGAGCTACAGAATGAAATAGAGGAACTGAAGCGAGCcccaccacctccacctcctcctccccctccacctcctcctccccctccacctcccccaccccctccaccaacATCTTTGCCACTTCCTCCATGTCTAGGAGGCAACTGCACAACAGTGGCTTCCAGTCACAATGGAAATGAAGATCCAGTTGGTGACATGGCTACTATCCTCGGACGTAAGGTCAACACTCCTGCTGCTGCATCTTCAG GAGCTATTAGTGAAATCATCAATCAGATTAAAGGAGGAAGATTCACACTGAAATCACCAGAG AAAGTTACCAGCAAGAAAGAAGAGGACCCTCCACCAGCTGTGCAGGAGATGTTAACCATTATAGGCACCCTCAAAAGGCGTAAAAAGGTGCAAGACAATCGACAAGCACCGAGTGATGTAGCACTATGA